The DNA region AATTGAGCATACTAACCAACAAAATATTTCTAATTGGGAAGGATGAAAGCGCATGAATCAACCGCAGCGGGAAAGACGGGAACCCGAAGGGAACGAGCGGGAGCTTTCGCGGGGAGGCGGGCATGAAGAAAACCTGCAATTTTACGGGCAGGGCTGGCGCCAACACAGGAGGGAGCGGACGAACATTTGGATCTATTCGCTCGAGATCGGTTTTTTTGCCGGCCTGATCTGGGGAGGCATCAAAGGTTTTTTTTATTTCTTGCGGTTCACGACGGTTATCCCCGGATATCTGGTGGAGCCCTTTTTTAAAAGATCATTTTTATACAGTCAACCCGGCTATTATGTCGGATGGCTCTCCTTCATCGTTTTTTCCATTTTGGCAACGCTCATTTATACGCTCCTGTTCCGCAAGCTGAAAGGTCCGGGACCGGGAATTTTGTACGGCATCGTTTGGTGGGGGCTCATCTTCGGCATCCTTGGCCCGGCGTTCGGAATGACCCGCCCGCTGCTTGAGCTTTCGAAAGATACGCTTATCAGCGAATTTTGCCTCTATTTATTATGGGGGTTGTTTATCGGCTATACGACTGCGGAGGAATATACGGACGAGCGGGAACGCGAACCGAAGAAATCTCCGGGGGGCGTGCTGCAGTAAGACAAAAAGCTTCTCAAGCGGCTCTCTTCTATGTTAAA from Paenibacillus macerans includes:
- a CDS encoding YqhR family membrane protein, whose amino-acid sequence is MNQPQRERREPEGNERELSRGGGHEENLQFYGQGWRQHRRERTNIWIYSLEIGFFAGLIWGGIKGFFYFLRFTTVIPGYLVEPFFKRSFLYSQPGYYVGWLSFIVFSILATLIYTLLFRKLKGPGPGILYGIVWWGLIFGILGPAFGMTRPLLELSKDTLISEFCLYLLWGLFIGYTTAEEYTDEREREPKKSPGGVLQ